CTTTTCCCTCCCGGCAGGGCATGCTAGGGTGGCAGGCGATGAATCATGCCGATTTAGACCAGTTGCTGATCCTTCAGGAAAAGGATGTGCGGATTTCCAAACTCCGGAAGGATCTGGCTTCCCTGCCGGAACAGAGAACACGCCTGCTGAAGCAGATGGAGGCCATCAAGCAGAAGGCCCTGGCCGCCAAACAGGAAGTGGCAGGCATTGAAAAAAGCATACGGGATGTGGAGGCAGCCGTTGAAACCAAACGCTCCTACATCGGCAAAATGAAAACCCTCCAGTCCAACACCCGGAAAAACGAGGAATACCAGAGGTGCATCCAGGAGGTGGAGAAAACGGAAGCCGCTATTGACGCTCTGGAAACCTCGGAGCTGGAATTGATGGAGCGCCTGGAAGCAGCAAAAACGGACATGGAGCGGAAAATCCGCCGTGTACATGACGCCCAGCGGGAGCTGGAGGAAACGCTCGCGCGCTTTGACCGGACGGCAGAGACGGACAAGGAGCTTTTGAACCAATTGAATGCGGAACGCGCGGATCTGGCCGCTGCCGTACCGGAAGATTCGCTGGGGGAATACGAACGGATGACCAGAAGCAAGGGGGTTCCGGTCATTGTTCCCATGGATGAAAAAGGCCATTGCGGCGGCTGCCACATGGTTATCACGGACAACGCCCGTATGAAAGTGCTGGGCGGCCACGAAACCGTTTACTGCGACAGCTGCCACCGCATCCTCTACTGAAAGAGGTTCCAGGAACGCCGCCGGGCTTGCCATGAAATCCAGATCGGAAGAATTTGAAGAGTGGGGGACGGAAGTCATCTTCGGCCGTGCCAAGGGATTCCGCGCCGCCATGATGCGCATGGTCCTGCGCGGCGCCTCCTGGCTGTTCAGGCTGGCGGTTCTGGCGCGGCTGTATCTGTTTCATTCCAGCATCGCCAGGCAGGCCAGGCTGGGAATGCTGGTGGTCAGCGTGGGCAATATCACCGTGGGAGGAACCGGAAAAACCCCGGTGGTGGAACTGCTGGCCCGCACCCTCACCCGGCGCGGGCGCAAAGTAGCCATCCTGACACGCGGCTACAAGAGCGCAGAGCTGGACAAGCCGCAGGAATGGAGGGACAAGGACGGCAAGCTGCCGGAGAATCTTCCCAAGATCGCCAGCGATGGAAAAACGCGCTACCTGGGCCCCCTGTATTCCGGTGATGAACCTTTCATGCTCGCCAAAAATCTGGACGGCGTGGCGGTGCTGGTGGATAAAAACCGCATCAAGTCCGGCATCTTCGCCATTGAGCACCTGGGTTGCGACACCCTGTTGCTGGACGACGGCATGCAATATTTGAAACTGGCGCATGAACTGGATATCGTGCTGGTGGATTGCGGCGCGCCCTTTGGCACCGGAGCCATGCTCCCGCGCGGCACCCTGCGGGAACCCAGAAGCAGTTTGGCGCGCGCCAGTTATATCATCCTGACCAAATGCGGAGGGAAACCGCAGGATGAGCTGATATCCGCCATCAGGAAGTACAATCCCGTGGCGGATATCATCGTGAGCGACCACGGCCCCCGATACCTGGAAAATGTGTTCACGGGGGAACGCCTTCCTCTGGAGGCCCTGCGGGGGAAATGGGTGGCGTGCCTCAGCGGCATCGCGCGCCCGGAAAGTTTTGAAAACTCCCTGCGCTCCCTGGGCGCCCACGTGGAAATCTGCCGCAGGTTTCCAGACCACCACTGGTTTGAACAAACGGAATTGCAGGAATTTTATGACCGCTGCGCGGACCGGGCCATGGACATGATCGTAACTACGGAAAAGGATGCCGTGCGGCTGGAAAAACCGGAGGAAGACCCGGAGGTTCCCATCTATTTCCTGCGCATTGAAGTGGAAATCTACCAGGGCCGGGAAGCATGGGAACGTTGTGTGGACCGCATTTGCGGAATTTCAAAACCGCGCCCACGGGATGAATGGCAACCTTCCTCATCTTTCTGAGCAAGAGCGCAGCGGCTTGAGGCAATACATCAAGAAAATCGTGAACATGCGTTGCACTTTTTCTTGAAAAGAAGTATCTAAAATGTTCCTGAAATGAGCATCAAAAAATTAAAACCATTCATCACCGTGTCCGGCGTCATGCTTCTGCTCGCGGCAGTTACAATGGGTTATTTTTCCGCTCAAAGGCTGTCTTCCATTATTCCGGCGTCCGGTTATGAAGATAAAGGCGTTTATTCCTTCGTACCTGTCCGGGTGCTTCCCGTTCAGGTGGAAAATACCGGCGCAACCGGAAGAGCCCGCCGCATGAACCCCACCAAAACCGTTTACATGGTCCACTACCGTGATACCGGCAGAAAAGGCTATCAGTGGAAATTCCAGGCGGCTACCCGTGAAACGGGACAAAAAATCGTGAATCAGAAAATCGCCGTAGAGCGGCGCGTGCTGAGCATCCCTGCCGACAACCATTCCTATATCACCATAGAATCG
This region of Akkermansia muciniphila genomic DNA includes:
- the lpxK gene encoding tetraacyldisaccharide 4'-kinase: MKSRSEEFEEWGTEVIFGRAKGFRAAMMRMVLRGASWLFRLAVLARLYLFHSSIARQARLGMLVVSVGNITVGGTGKTPVVELLARTLTRRGRKVAILTRGYKSAELDKPQEWRDKDGKLPENLPKIASDGKTRYLGPLYSGDEPFMLAKNLDGVAVLVDKNRIKSGIFAIEHLGCDTLLLDDGMQYLKLAHELDIVLVDCGAPFGTGAMLPRGTLREPRSSLARASYIILTKCGGKPQDELISAIRKYNPVADIIVSDHGPRYLENVFTGERLPLEALRGKWVACLSGIARPESFENSLRSLGAHVEICRRFPDHHWFEQTELQEFYDRCADRAMDMIVTTEKDAVRLEKPEEDPEVPIYFLRIEVEIYQGREAWERCVDRICGISKPRPRDEWQPSSSF
- a CDS encoding zinc ribbon domain-containing protein — its product is MLGWQAMNHADLDQLLILQEKDVRISKLRKDLASLPEQRTRLLKQMEAIKQKALAAKQEVAGIEKSIRDVEAAVETKRSYIGKMKTLQSNTRKNEEYQRCIQEVEKTEAAIDALETSELELMERLEAAKTDMERKIRRVHDAQRELEETLARFDRTAETDKELLNQLNAERADLAAAVPEDSLGEYERMTRSKGVPVIVPMDEKGHCGGCHMVITDNARMKVLGGHETVYCDSCHRILY